In Equus asinus isolate D_3611 breed Donkey chromosome 13, EquAss-T2T_v2, whole genome shotgun sequence, one DNA window encodes the following:
- the TOB1 gene encoding protein Tob1, whose translation MQLEIQVALNFIISYLYNKLPRRRVNIFGEELERLLKKKYEGHWYPEKPYKGSGFRCIHIGEKVDPVIEQASKESGLDIDDVRGNLPQDLSVWIDPFEVSYQIGEKGPVKVLYVDDNNENGCELDKEIKNSFNPEAQVFMPISDPASSVSSSPSPPFGHSAAVSPTFMPRSTQPLTFTTATFAATKFGSTKMKNSGRSNKVARTSPINLGLNVNDLLKQKAISSSMHSLYGLGLGSQQQPQQQQPSQPPPPPPPPQQQQQQQKTSALSPNAKEFIFPNMQGQGSGTNGMFPGDSPLNLSPLQYSNAFDVFAAYGGLNEKSFVDGLNFSLNNMQYSNQQFQPVMAN comes from the coding sequence ATGCAGCTTGAAATCCAAGTAGcactaaattttattatttcatatttgtacAATAAGCTTCCCAGGAGACGTGTCAACATTTTTGGTGAAGAGCTTGAAAGACTTCTTAAGAAGAAATATGAAGGGCACTGGTATCCTGAAAAGCCATACAAAGGATCAGGGTTTAGATGTATCCACATAGGGGAGAAAGTGGACCCAGTGATTGAACAAGCATCCAAAGAGAGTGGTTTGGACATTGATGATGTTCGTGGCAATCTGCCGCAGGATCTTAGTGTTTGGATCGACCCGTTTGAGGTTTCCTACCAGATTGGTGAAAAGGGACCAGTGAAGGTGCTTTATGTGgatgataataatgaaaatggATGTGAGTTGGATAAGGAGATCAAAAACAGCTTTAACCCAGAGGCCCAGGTTTTTATGCCCATAAGTGATCCAGCCTCCTCAGTGTCCAGCTCTCCATCACCTCCCTTTGGTCACTCTGCTGCTGTAAGCCCTACTTTCATGCCCCGGTCCACTCAGCCTTTAACCTTTACCACTGCCACTTTTGCTGCCACCAAGTTCGGCTCTACCAAAATGAAGAATAGTGGCCGCAGCAACAAGGTTGCTCGTACTTCTCCTATCAACCTCGGCTTGAATGTGAATGACCTCTTGAAGCAGAAAGCCATCTCGTCCTCAATGCACTCTCTGTACGGGCTTGGCCTGGGGAGCCAGCAGCAGCCACAACAGCAGCAGCCATcccagccgccgccgccaccaccaccaccacagcagcagcagcaacagcagaaaACCTCTGCTCTTTCTCCTAATGCcaaggaatttatttttcctaatatgCAGGGTCAAGGTAGCGGTACCAATGGAATGTTCCCAGGTGACAGCCCCCTTAACCTCAGCCCTCTCCAGTACAGTAATGCCTTTGATGTGTTTGCGGCCTATGGAGGCCTCAACGAGAAGTCTTTTGTAGATGGCTTGAATTTTAGCTTGAATAACATGCAGTATTCTAACCAGCAATTCCAGCCTGTCATGgctaactaa